Proteins from a genomic interval of Spea bombifrons isolate aSpeBom1 chromosome 4, aSpeBom1.2.pri, whole genome shotgun sequence:
- the LOC128492038 gene encoding toll-like receptor 2 yields the protein MKNNYSLLFLLLMTQKVCWANGDCLYNTLLRQCSCSLVDLTNIMSIVSCIQASSFEFQGGSLIDVNDYALHNIEMEQVLAMIPLPLAKISFINVVLSEEFLATFIRWVYRIPINVLAFENAKFVGNPNWQFISETTPQISSLQFINVSSYPLFDRASNFTSLGRWIFKLEQLTLKNSNLKNIPCDTSQRFKDLSSLDLSENFFQDQDISTSFCHGSFPKLKTLILQHNNLINYETVCQALNKYPQLEHLDMSQNDFSNTSSFLCPWQPSLLLLNMSDTCLEELNNDLTLSCEVLDLSNNRLYSLNISLPKLKELYLSNNKFVTIPNTANLPSLEILAIDGNPIKTLQLGQLQHYKRLHSIRADNMTYECSCSLFNEIKEIKKSGLTLQRWPDGYSCDSPSLFRGKLVSEVSLSFFECHKPLLIVVICIVILLVSIATFICWLKIHQRKKTRSEHLQAGNQSSVQFQS from the coding sequence ATGAAGAACAACTATTCCTTACTGTTTCTCCTGTTGATGACTCAGAAGGTTTGCTGGGCTAACGGTGACTGTTTGTATAACACACTTCTGAGACAATGCTCATGCTCACTTGTGGATTTAACCAACATTATGAGTATTGTGTCTTGCATTCAAGCATCTAGTTTTGAGTTTCAAGGGGGAAGTTTAATAGATGTTAATGATTATGCGTTACACAACATTGAGATGGAGCAAGTGCTTGCAATGATCCCCCTTCCATTGGCCAAAATTAGCTTCATAAATGTCGTGCTTTCTGAAGAATTTTTGGCAACATTCATAAGATGGGTTTACAGAATTCCAATCAACGTGCTTGCTTTTGAAAATGCAAAATTTGTTGGTAATCCAAACTGGCAGTTCATAAGTGAAACAACACCACAAATATCATCCCTACAATTCATCAATGTTTCTTCATACCCGTTGTTTGACCGAGCTTCTAACTTCACTAGTCTTGGTAGATGGATTTTTAAACTGGAACAGCTGACTTTGAAGAACTCCAATTTGAAGAATATACCATGCGACACAAGTCAACGCTTCAAGGATCTCTCCTCTTTAGACTTGTCAGAAAACTTTTTTCAGGATCAAGATATTTCTACTTCCTTTTGCCACGGTTCATTTCCCAAGCTCAAGACATTAATTCTCCAGCATaacaatttaattaactatgaAACCGTTTGTCAAGCACTCAACAAATACCCACAACTAGAGCACCTAGATATGAGTCAGAATGACTTCTCCAATACATCATCTTTCCTTTGTCCGTGGCAACCATCTTTATTGCTCCTAAATATGTCTGACACGTGTTTGGAAGAACTGAACAATGACCTAACACTGAGTTGTGAAGTTTTAGATTTAAGCAACAATAGGCTTTACTCCCTTAATATATCTTTACCCAAGCTCAAAGAACTCTACCTGTCCAACAATAAATTTGTCACAATTCCTAACACAGCTAATCTTCCAAGTCTGGAAATTTTAGCCATAGATGGGAAtccaattaaaacattacagcTAGGCCAGCTACAACACTATAAACGTCTACATAGTATCAGGGCAGATAATATGACATATGAATGTTCGTGCTCTCTTTtcaatgaaataaaagaaataaaaaaatctggttTGACACTTCAGCGCTGGCCCGATGGATACAGCTGTGACTCTCCCAGTTTATTTAGAGGCAAACTAGTGAGTGAAGTCAGCCTTTCATTTTTTGAGTGCCATAAACCCTTGCTTATAGTTGTAATCTGCATAGTTATCTTGTTAGTGTCCATAGCGACATTCATTTGCTGGCTTAAGATTCATCAACGGAAAAAAACAAGATCTGAGCATCTGCAAGCAGGGAACCAAAGTAGTGTCCAGTTTCAATCATGA